A region of the Bryobacteraceae bacterium genome:
GTCTCCGCCACGCGCGGGCTGCTCGTGGCCTGGGACGTCGTGAACGAGCCCTACACGAACCACGACCTGATGGACATCCTGGGGCGCGACGAGATGGTGGAATGGTACCGGGCGGCGAAGGAATTTGACCCGAAACCGGTCCTCTTTCTGAACGATTTCAACATCATCGAGGAAGGAGGACGCGACGAAAAGCACCGCCAGCATTTCTACGAGACCATCCGCTTCCTGCTCGACCGCGGCGCGCCGCTAGGCGGCATCGGCATCCAGGGACATTTTCGCGAGCCCACGCCGCCGGAGAAGATCCTGCAAATTCTCGACATGTTTTCGGAATTCAACCTGCCAATTCAGATTACGGAATTCGACTTCGAGACGAAAGACGAGCAGTTGCAGGCCGAATTTACCCGGGATTTCCTCACCCTCTGCTTCAGCCATCCGCGCATGGATGCTTTTCTGATGTGGGGATTCTGGGAGGGCCGCCACTGGCGCCCCGGCGCGGCGATGCTGCGGAAAGACTGGTCCGAAAAGCCCGCCTGGCGTGTCTGGCGGGAGCTGGTTCATGGCCGATGGAAGACGGAGGCCACAGGCGCCACCGGCGCGGACGGCACTTATCGGTTGCGCGCGTTCCGCGGCGATTACGAGATTCGCGCCGGCAACAGAACGGTGCAGGGCTCCTGCCCCGGCATCGTGCGCATCCGGCTCGACTGACGCAGGCGGCTTGAAGGATGCGGGCGCGATTCGATATCCTCAAAGTTCCCGCCGCCCAATGGATGTTTTCTCATTGACCCGCGAGCTGGTGGACATTGAGTCTGTCACCGGCAACGAGGAACAGATCGGCGACTATCTCCACGCCCTTCTGGGCGCGCTGGCGGAGCGCTTTGGTGGCAGTGTGGAAAAGATCGAGGTGGAGCCGCGGCGGAACAACATTCTGGCATGTTTCGGCCAGCCGGTGGTGACGCTGTCCACCCACCTCGACACGGTTCCTCCGTTCATGCCGTCGCAGGAGGATGAGGAGTTCATCTGGGGCCGCGGGGCCTGCGACGTCAAGGGCATCATCGCCGCCATGATCTGCGCCGCCGAGAGGCTGCTGAATGCAGGCGTGCGAAATTTCGGCCTGCTGTTCGTGGTCGGAGAAGAGAAGAACAGCGCCGGCGCCTTCCACGCGGCCCGCCACCCGCGCGGCAGCCGCTTCCTGATCAATGGCGAACCAACGGAAAACCGCCTGGCGGTGGCAAGCAAGGGCGCCTTGCGCTACGAGATCCGCGCCACCGGCCGGATGGCGCATTCCGCCTACCCCGAGCTCGGCGAATCGGCGATCGACAAGCTTCTCGATGCCCTCGCCCGCATCCGCGCCATGGCGCTTCCCGAGGATCCGTTGCTGGGCCGGACGACGCTCAACATCGGCCAGATCTCCGGCGGCCGGGCTCCGAACGTGATCCCTGATTCGGCTGAGGCGGCCCTGATGTTCCGTCTGGTGGGCGACCCCGCGCCGCTGCGCGATGCGGTGGCGCGCGCGGTGGAGGGGCTGGCCGAAGCCCGCG
Encoded here:
- a CDS encoding succinyl-diaminopimelate desuccinylase, which encodes MDVFSLTRELVDIESVTGNEEQIGDYLHALLGALAERFGGSVEKIEVEPRRNNILACFGQPVVTLSTHLDTVPPFMPSQEDEEFIWGRGACDVKGIIAAMICAAERLLNAGVRNFGLLFVVGEEKNSAGAFHAARHPRGSRFLINGEPTENRLAVASKGALRYEIRATGRMAHSAYPELGESAIDKLLDALARIRAMALPEDPLLGRTTLNIGQISGGRAPNVIPDSAEAALMFRLVGDPAPLRDAVARAVEGLAEAREILCIPALKLGAMDGFETTVVAFTTDIPAFGGAWGEPYLIGPGSIHVAHTSEERVPKTQLAEAITIYETLVKRLLTA